A region of Moorena producens PAL-8-15-08-1 DNA encodes the following proteins:
- the proS gene encoding proline--tRNA ligase — MRLSQMLLVTLREDPVEAEIPSHKLLLRAGYIRRIGSGIYAYLPMMWRVLKKVSQIVREEMDATGAQECLLPQLQPSELWKESGRWDTYTKAEGIMFALIDRQKRELGLGPTHEEVITTVAKDMIRSYRQLPLNLYQIQTKFRDEIRPRFGLMRGREFIMKDAYSFHTDHESLKKTYQAMDQAYRNMFSRSGLEFRAVEADSGAIGGSGSQEFMVLADAGEDEILYTEDGKYSANVEKAVSLPPDLEPSPYNTYEKLETPNTSTIDTLCQFLKCSATNVVKNVLYQIVYDNGMTVLVLVSIRGDQDVNEVKLQNELVKLADQYDATTVLALSVPEVATQEKWASKPLPLGYMAPDLADDYIKPAKDIAPQFLRLVDQTAVELKNFTTGSNESGYHVVGANWGEQFQLPKLVVDLRKASPGDRAIHDPNQTLLCARGIEVGHIFQLGRKYSSAMGATYTSEQGEEIPLCMGCYGVGVSRLAQAAVEQSYDKDGIIWPVAIAPYHVIITIPNVGDTQQMAAAEKLYTQLNEAGIETLLDDRNERAGVKFKDADLIGIPYRIVTGRSLKDGKVEVVERATHKSTELSLEEVLPTLKQWIDTALRTV, encoded by the coding sequence ATGCGACTGTCTCAGATGCTGTTGGTGACACTGCGGGAAGACCCAGTGGAAGCAGAAATCCCCAGCCATAAACTTTTGCTGCGTGCGGGTTACATTCGACGTATTGGCAGTGGCATCTACGCCTATTTACCCATGATGTGGCGTGTCCTAAAAAAAGTTTCTCAGATTGTGCGGGAGGAAATGGATGCCACAGGTGCTCAAGAGTGTCTACTACCTCAGTTACAACCGTCTGAGCTGTGGAAAGAATCGGGTCGTTGGGACACCTATACGAAAGCTGAGGGCATTATGTTTGCTCTGATTGACCGACAAAAGCGAGAATTGGGACTTGGACCAACCCATGAAGAGGTAATCACTACTGTTGCTAAGGACATGATTCGCTCCTATCGGCAATTACCTCTAAACCTGTATCAAATTCAAACTAAGTTCCGAGATGAAATTCGCCCCCGATTTGGCCTGATGCGGGGACGGGAATTCATTATGAAGGATGCGTACTCCTTCCATACCGATCACGAAAGCCTGAAAAAGACTTATCAGGCGATGGATCAAGCCTATCGAAATATGTTTAGCCGCAGTGGTTTGGAGTTTAGAGCGGTTGAGGCTGACTCTGGGGCGATTGGGGGTTCGGGTTCTCAAGAATTTATGGTTCTGGCTGATGCTGGGGAAGACGAGATTCTCTACACGGAGGATGGCAAGTATTCTGCCAATGTGGAAAAAGCAGTTTCCTTACCACCAGACCTAGAGCCCTCACCCTATAACACTTATGAAAAACTAGAAACTCCAAACACCTCAACTATTGACACCCTATGTCAATTCCTGAAGTGCTCTGCCACTAATGTGGTTAAAAATGTTCTTTACCAAATTGTCTATGACAACGGCATGACGGTGTTGGTTTTGGTGAGCATTCGGGGGGATCAAGATGTAAATGAGGTGAAGTTACAAAATGAATTGGTGAAATTGGCAGACCAATACGATGCCACAACGGTTTTAGCCCTGAGTGTACCAGAGGTGGCTACCCAGGAAAAATGGGCATCGAAACCTCTACCTTTGGGTTACATGGCACCTGATTTGGCAGATGATTACATCAAACCAGCTAAAGATATTGCGCCTCAGTTTTTGCGGTTGGTAGATCAAACAGCAGTGGAACTGAAAAACTTTACTACTGGTTCCAATGAGTCAGGCTATCACGTAGTTGGTGCCAATTGGGGTGAGCAATTCCAGTTACCGAAGCTAGTGGTGGATCTCCGTAAGGCTAGTCCAGGCGATCGCGCCATCCATGACCCGAATCAAACCCTCTTATGCGCTCGCGGCATTGAAGTTGGCCATATTTTCCAGTTGGGGAGGAAATACTCATCTGCGATGGGGGCTACCTACACCAGTGAGCAAGGGGAAGAAATTCCGTTATGTATGGGCTGTTATGGGGTGGGAGTGTCTCGGTTAGCTCAAGCAGCTGTAGAGCAATCCTATGACAAGGATGGGATTATCTGGCCAGTTGCGATCGCACCCTACCATGTGATTATCACGATCCCGAATGTGGGAGATACCCAGCAGATGGCAGCAGCAGAAAAACTTTACACTCAACTCAATGAAGCAGGTATCGAAACCCTGCTTGATGACCGCAACGAACGAGCTGGGGTCAAGTTCAAAGATGCTGATTTAATTGGGATTCCCTACCGGATTGTGACTGGGCGATCGCTTAAAGATGGCAAAGTGGAAGTGGTGGAACGGGCTACCCACAAATCGACAGAACTCTCCCTTGAGGAAGTGCTACCCACCCTGAAGCAGTGGATTGATACAGCTCTAAGGACGGTTTAG